The Longimicrobium sp. genome includes a window with the following:
- a CDS encoding pitrilysin family protein, which yields MHRLTRSAAGLLAVMAAGSVLAQPSAAQLRQTTGPVRISYEQYKLPNGLNVILSRDPSAPVVAVNVWYHVGSANEAAGRTGFAHLFEHMMFQGSQNIGDDAHFKMVQEAGGTLNGSTNPDRTNYYEAVPSNFLERALWLEADRMGFLLPAMTQQKLDNQRSVVQNERRQSYENQPYGLAPETIAAALYPEGHPYSWTTIGSLKDLNAAAMEDVQGFFRSYYTPNNASLAVVGDFDPAQARQWIAKYFGDLPRGPAVTRPRPTLTPLTAEKRLTLPDRVQIPRLYMAWHSPARYAPGDAEMSMLGFVLAGGRNSRLYKRLVYQDQVATTVFGGQGPRSLNGQFQLTVQPKPGVDLARIERAVDEEIARIKAEPPTARELERARTALESGLIQQYESVLNRADALNQCYTFAGNPGCVDDLMRRITAVTPRGVQDAARRYLGTGRVVLSVVPQAQTPTPASEATR from the coding sequence ATGCATCGACTCACAAGAAGCGCCGCCGGTCTCCTCGCCGTGATGGCGGCCGGCAGCGTCCTGGCCCAACCGTCCGCCGCGCAGCTGCGGCAGACCACCGGCCCGGTGCGCATCTCGTACGAGCAGTACAAGCTGCCCAACGGGCTGAACGTCATCCTGTCGCGGGACCCCTCCGCGCCGGTGGTGGCGGTGAACGTGTGGTACCACGTGGGCTCGGCCAACGAGGCGGCGGGGCGCACCGGCTTCGCCCACCTCTTCGAGCACATGATGTTCCAGGGCTCGCAGAACATCGGCGACGACGCGCACTTCAAGATGGTGCAGGAGGCGGGCGGCACCCTCAACGGCTCCACCAACCCGGACCGCACCAACTACTACGAGGCGGTTCCCTCCAACTTCCTGGAGCGCGCGCTCTGGCTGGAGGCGGACCGGATGGGCTTTCTGCTCCCCGCCATGACGCAGCAGAAGCTGGACAACCAGCGCAGCGTGGTGCAGAACGAGCGGCGGCAGAGCTACGAGAACCAGCCGTACGGCCTGGCGCCCGAGACGATCGCCGCCGCGCTGTACCCGGAGGGGCACCCGTACTCGTGGACCACCATCGGCAGCCTCAAGGACCTGAACGCGGCCGCGATGGAGGACGTGCAGGGCTTCTTCCGCAGCTACTACACCCCGAACAACGCGTCGCTGGCGGTGGTGGGCGACTTCGACCCGGCGCAGGCGCGGCAGTGGATCGCGAAGTACTTCGGCGACCTCCCCCGCGGTCCGGCGGTCACCCGGCCGCGCCCCACGCTCACGCCGCTCACGGCGGAGAAGCGGCTGACGCTGCCTGACCGCGTGCAGATTCCGCGGCTGTACATGGCGTGGCACTCCCCCGCGCGCTACGCGCCGGGCGATGCGGAGATGTCGATGCTGGGCTTCGTGCTGGCGGGCGGCAGGAACTCGCGCCTCTACAAGCGCCTGGTGTACCAGGACCAGGTCGCCACGACGGTCTTTGGAGGGCAGGGCCCGCGCTCGCTGAACGGGCAGTTCCAGCTCACGGTGCAGCCCAAGCCGGGCGTCGACCTCGCCCGCATCGAGCGCGCGGTGGACGAGGAGATCGCCCGCATCAAGGCCGAGCCGCCCACCGCCCGCGAGCTTGAGCGGGCGCGCACCGCGCTGGAGAGCGGCTTGATCCAGCAGTACGAGTCGGTGCTCAACCGGGCCGACGCGCTGAACCAGTGCTACACCTTCGCCGGCAACCCGGGGTGCGTGGACGACCTGATGAGGCGCATCACCGCCGTCACGCCGCGCGGGGTGCAGGACGCGGCGCGCCGGTACCTCGGCACGGGCCGCGTGGTGCTGAGCGTGGTTCCCCAGGCCCAGACTCCAACCCCGGCGTCGGAGGCGACCCGATAA
- a CDS encoding pitrilysin family protein — protein sequence MKRITVAALIALAPAAGAQTLDRKVVPPAGPAPEVVFPAVQQRTLSNGLRVYVVERRNVPLVTMRLVVDAGSAADPAGRGGLAALTAEMLDEGTTSRTSLQLADELELLGADISTGGGYDVATVQLNTLSRNVRPALGILADVVARPAFATTELERVRGQRLTALMQQQDQPVTLANREFAMRVFGGEHPYGRPVEGTPATLRQFSPQDLRTFHQQYYRPANARLIVVGDVRTAELIPQLNTAFAAWTGGTAQQVRYPAAPQPQPATRVYLIDKPGAAQSEVRIGHVGVARNHPDHFPLLVLNSVLGGQFTSRINLNLRENKGYTYGARSGWTQRREPGAFTAQAGVQTPVTKESLVEFMRELEEIRGPRPVTDEELEFAKASLVRSEPLRSETNAQIAARLEELVLYGLPLDYYSSYNQRIQAVTREDVQRVAQRYLTPDKFAVVIVGDRSKVETGLRELPYPVEIVQTSNER from the coding sequence ATGAAGAGGATTACCGTCGCGGCACTGATCGCGCTCGCTCCGGCGGCCGGTGCCCAGACGCTCGACCGTAAGGTGGTGCCGCCGGCCGGCCCCGCGCCGGAGGTCGTGTTCCCGGCCGTGCAGCAGCGCACGCTGAGCAACGGCCTGCGCGTGTACGTGGTGGAGCGCCGCAACGTTCCGCTGGTGACGATGCGGCTGGTGGTGGACGCGGGCTCCGCCGCCGACCCCGCCGGGCGCGGCGGCCTGGCCGCCCTCACCGCCGAGATGCTGGACGAGGGGACGACGTCGCGTACCTCGCTGCAGCTGGCGGACGAGCTGGAGCTGCTGGGCGCGGACATCTCCACTGGCGGCGGCTACGACGTGGCCACCGTGCAGCTCAACACCCTGTCGCGCAACGTGCGCCCGGCGCTGGGCATCCTGGCGGACGTGGTGGCGCGCCCCGCCTTCGCCACCACCGAACTGGAGCGGGTGCGCGGGCAGCGGCTTACGGCGCTCATGCAGCAGCAGGACCAGCCGGTGACGCTCGCCAACCGCGAGTTCGCCATGCGCGTCTTTGGCGGCGAGCACCCGTACGGCCGGCCGGTGGAGGGGACGCCGGCCACGCTGCGCCAGTTCTCGCCGCAGGACCTGCGCACGTTCCACCAGCAGTACTACCGCCCCGCCAACGCGCGCCTCATCGTGGTGGGCGACGTGCGCACGGCCGAGCTGATCCCGCAGCTCAACACCGCCTTCGCGGCGTGGACGGGCGGCACGGCGCAGCAGGTGCGCTACCCCGCGGCTCCGCAGCCGCAGCCGGCCACGCGCGTGTACCTGATCGACAAGCCGGGCGCCGCGCAGAGCGAGGTGCGAATCGGGCACGTGGGGGTGGCGCGCAATCATCCCGACCACTTCCCGCTCCTGGTGCTCAACTCGGTGCTCGGTGGTCAGTTCACCAGCCGCATCAACCTCAACCTGCGCGAGAACAAGGGCTACACGTACGGCGCGCGCAGCGGTTGGACGCAGCGGCGCGAGCCGGGCGCCTTCACCGCGCAAGCCGGGGTGCAGACGCCGGTGACGAAGGAGTCGCTGGTGGAGTTCATGCGCGAACTGGAGGAGATCCGCGGCCCGCGCCCGGTGACGGATGAGGAGCTGGAGTTCGCCAAGGCGTCGCTGGTGCGCTCGGAGCCGCTGCGCTCCGAGACCAACGCCCAGATCGCGGCGCGGCTGGAGGAGCTGGTGCTGTACGGGCTGCCGCTGGACTACTACTCGTCGTACAACCAGCGCATCCAGGCCGTGACCCGCGAGGACGTGCAGCGGGTGGCGCAGCGGTACCTGACGCCGGACAAGTTCGCCGTCGTCATCGTAGGCGACCGATCCAAGGTGGAGACCGGCCTGCGCGAGCTGCCGTATCCCGTGGAGATCGTCCAGACCTCCAACGAGCGCTGA
- a CDS encoding beta-propeller domain-containing protein, whose translation MKLRILLAACAFWTLFGPPVRPAAAQQPGQTLRAFRSDQEFAEYYRRMAREHRRRIERHPPPPPAPPPPPPVAVPMPEPVPGAPAPAPAPAAAPPAAGESITNVQHAGVDEGGIVKTHGDHLVILRRGRIFTVRFGGDALQPVAAVDAFGPGIDPRSSWYDELLVSDTLVAVIGYSYRRGGTEVGLFRIDAAGGLAHRGTYQLRSFDYYSPSNYASRLVNGKLVFYAPIDVDVDEEDPFASFPAVRRWGGADSTFRRTARATRVYRPAGPVSFEDEPVMHTVTVCDPAGTEMRCESTALLGPQASEFYVSPRAVYVWATQEPGWDAKEDAPSRSVLYRMPLDGTAPTGVRVTGAPDDQFSFLESGDGHLNVLVHDAALRGTNAAPQPLSLLRIPLASFGDGSRAAPVAAYRPLLVPERRGSFENRYVGSWLLYGTGNGVGGPRSAGGAAVFAVRWGARDSVVVLPVPHGVDRIEAMGTGAVVVGSDSRGDLHFSGVRLGTTAALADRYTRSSASQGETRSHGFFYRPDAEESGLLGLPIRGAGASGYDQLRHGSASVLFLRNRAFRFTELGDLAARSSNEDDGCRVSCVDWYGNARPIFLRGRIFALLGYELVEGAEAGGRIREVRRVSYAPRPAQMTGLWDYDETVGREGDRYRCRSQGTYRFTQEGATLGVTFEQTGQCTMDGRTIDNSGRGSGTGTVRGTAVSLNLSGCRPTAVLTGPDRMEGTFSCPVRLPDGQQVTANGRWTARRR comes from the coding sequence ATGAAGCTCCGCATCCTTCTCGCCGCCTGCGCGTTCTGGACCCTCTTCGGCCCGCCGGTGCGTCCGGCGGCCGCACAGCAGCCGGGCCAGACGCTGCGCGCCTTTCGGTCCGACCAGGAGTTCGCCGAGTACTACCGCCGCATGGCGCGCGAGCACCGGCGGCGCATCGAGAGGCACCCGCCTCCTCCTCCGGCACCGCCCCCTCCTCCCCCGGTGGCGGTCCCGATGCCCGAGCCTGTGCCAGGGGCACCGGCACCGGCACCGGCACCCGCCGCGGCCCCGCCGGCGGCGGGCGAGTCGATCACCAACGTGCAGCACGCGGGGGTGGACGAGGGCGGCATCGTGAAGACGCACGGCGACCACCTGGTGATCCTCCGCCGCGGGCGCATCTTCACGGTGCGCTTCGGCGGCGATGCGCTGCAGCCCGTGGCGGCCGTGGACGCGTTCGGCCCGGGGATCGATCCGCGGAGCTCGTGGTACGACGAGCTCCTGGTGTCCGACACCCTGGTGGCGGTCATCGGCTACAGCTACCGGCGCGGCGGCACCGAGGTGGGGCTCTTTCGCATCGACGCGGCGGGCGGCCTGGCGCATCGCGGCACCTACCAGCTCCGCTCGTTCGACTACTACTCGCCCAGCAACTACGCCAGCCGGCTGGTGAACGGAAAGCTGGTCTTCTACGCTCCCATCGACGTGGACGTGGACGAGGAGGACCCCTTCGCCTCTTTTCCCGCCGTGCGCCGCTGGGGAGGCGCCGACAGCACCTTCCGGCGCACCGCCCGGGCCACGCGGGTGTACCGCCCCGCGGGCCCGGTGAGCTTCGAAGACGAGCCGGTGATGCACACCGTGACCGTGTGCGACCCCGCGGGCACCGAGATGCGCTGCGAATCCACCGCCCTGCTCGGGCCCCAGGCGAGCGAGTTCTACGTCTCGCCGCGGGCGGTGTACGTGTGGGCGACGCAGGAGCCGGGGTGGGACGCAAAGGAGGACGCTCCCTCGCGCTCCGTGCTCTACCGGATGCCGCTCGACGGAACGGCGCCCACGGGTGTGCGGGTGACCGGCGCGCCGGATGACCAGTTCTCCTTTCTGGAGAGCGGCGACGGCCACCTGAACGTGCTGGTGCACGACGCCGCGCTCCGGGGAACGAACGCGGCCCCGCAGCCCCTGTCGCTCCTCCGCATTCCGCTCGCCTCGTTCGGCGACGGGAGCCGGGCGGCGCCCGTCGCGGCGTACCGCCCACTCCTGGTGCCGGAGCGGCGTGGGAGCTTCGAGAACCGGTACGTCGGCTCCTGGCTCCTGTACGGAACGGGGAACGGTGTGGGGGGGCCGCGCTCCGCCGGCGGCGCGGCCGTCTTCGCCGTGCGCTGGGGCGCGAGGGACAGCGTGGTCGTCCTCCCCGTGCCGCACGGGGTGGACCGCATCGAGGCGATGGGGACGGGCGCCGTCGTGGTGGGGAGCGACAGCCGCGGCGACCTGCACTTCAGCGGGGTGCGCCTGGGCACGACCGCGGCGCTCGCGGACCGCTACACCCGCTCCAGCGCGTCGCAGGGGGAGACCAGGAGCCACGGCTTCTTCTACCGCCCGGACGCCGAGGAGTCGGGGCTGCTGGGGCTCCCCATCCGCGGCGCCGGGGCGTCCGGCTACGACCAGCTTCGCCACGGCTCCGCGTCGGTGCTCTTCCTGCGCAACCGCGCCTTCCGCTTCACCGAGCTGGGCGACCTGGCCGCACGCTCCTCCAACGAGGACGACGGGTGCCGCGTGTCGTGCGTGGACTGGTACGGCAACGCGCGCCCCATCTTTCTGCGGGGCCGCATCTTCGCGCTGCTGGGCTACGAGCTGGTGGAGGGGGCGGAGGCCGGCGGGCGCATCCGCGAAGTCCGCCGCGTGAGCTACGCGCCGCGCCCCGCGCAGATGACCGGCCTGTGGGACTACGACGAGACCGTGGGCCGCGAGGGGGACCGCTACCGCTGCCGCAGCCAGGGGACGTACAGATTTACGCAGGAGGGCGCCACACTCGGCGTCACGTTCGAGCAGACCGGCCAGTGCACCATGGACGGGCGCACGATCGACAACTCCGGGCGGGGGAGCGGGACGGGAACCGTGCGGGGGACCGCCGTATCGCTGAATCTGTCCGGGTGCCGCCCCACCGCCGTCCTTACCGGGCCCGACCGCATGGAGGGCACCTTCTCCTGCCCCGTCCGCCTTCCCGACGGCCAGCAGGTGACGGCGAACGGGAGGTGGACGGCGCGGCGGCGGTAG
- a CDS encoding dynamin family protein, with amino-acid sequence MALGLLRRRNRLLGERELELRARERELLDRLSTALGRFGTDVDADDMRHFNQAREALSSFFLLVIAGEFNSGKSSFINALLGEKILPEGVTPTTDRINLLRHGDEPSEEMVEAYLLERRHPAEILRDLNIVDTPGTNAVIREHEELTRDFVPRSDLVLFVTSADRPFTESERGFLEQIRTWGKKIVFILNKIDLLQDPMDRRQVTTFVSENAERLLGEAPLVLAVSARQAKEAREQNDDALWKTSGFAAVDDYLLNTLDQEERVRLKLLNPLNVGLTLARKYKETAFDRLKMLAEDVSTLQNIDTQLAAFHQEMLRDFEPRLGRMDALLSEMEVRGLNFFDERIRFGRIRELMNSEAIRRDFERDVVGDTPRDIDDEVGRVIDWIVERNLKLWQDISGYIDRRQIARHREGMIGEVTGNFSYNRQALLDSIGRASREAVGTYNREAEGRKLADEVRSSSGTTMFAGAGMGLGVLMTALLSGAVADVTGVVLATTLAATGLYVIPARRRQAKAEFAQKISDLRTRLRDALTRQVHGAISDSTERVNESIAPYRRFVQVQQDQLNEARDELVTSEDALLRLRAEIEGKR; translated from the coding sequence ATGGCGCTGGGACTGCTGCGGCGGCGAAACCGGCTGCTGGGGGAGCGCGAGCTGGAGCTGCGCGCCCGCGAGCGCGAGCTGCTGGACCGCCTCTCGACCGCGCTGGGACGCTTCGGCACCGACGTGGACGCCGACGACATGCGCCACTTCAACCAGGCGCGTGAGGCGCTCTCCTCCTTCTTCCTCCTGGTGATCGCGGGCGAGTTCAACTCGGGGAAGAGCTCCTTCATCAACGCCCTCCTCGGCGAGAAGATACTTCCCGAAGGCGTCACCCCCACCACCGACCGCATCAACCTCCTGCGCCACGGCGACGAGCCGAGCGAGGAGATGGTGGAGGCGTACCTCCTGGAGCGGCGCCACCCCGCCGAGATCCTGCGCGACCTCAACATCGTCGACACGCCGGGGACCAACGCCGTCATCCGCGAGCACGAGGAGCTCACGCGCGACTTCGTGCCCCGGTCGGACCTCGTGCTCTTCGTGACCTCCGCGGACCGCCCCTTTACGGAAAGCGAGCGAGGCTTCCTGGAGCAGATCCGCACCTGGGGGAAGAAGATCGTCTTCATCCTCAACAAGATCGACCTGCTGCAGGACCCCATGGACAGGCGGCAGGTGACCACCTTCGTCAGCGAGAACGCGGAGCGGCTGCTGGGCGAGGCGCCGCTGGTGCTTGCCGTCTCCGCGCGGCAGGCCAAGGAAGCGCGCGAGCAGAACGACGATGCGCTGTGGAAGACGAGCGGCTTCGCGGCGGTGGACGACTACCTGCTCAACACGCTGGACCAGGAGGAGCGCGTGCGGCTGAAGCTCCTCAACCCGCTCAACGTGGGGCTCACCCTGGCGCGGAAGTACAAGGAGACCGCCTTCGACCGGCTCAAGATGCTGGCCGAGGACGTCTCCACGCTCCAGAACATCGACACGCAGCTCGCCGCATTCCACCAGGAGATGCTGCGCGACTTCGAGCCGCGGCTGGGGCGGATGGATGCGCTCCTTTCCGAGATGGAGGTGCGCGGCCTCAACTTCTTCGACGAGCGCATCCGCTTCGGCCGCATTCGCGAGCTGATGAACAGCGAAGCCATCCGCCGCGACTTCGAGCGCGACGTGGTGGGCGACACCCCGCGCGACATCGACGACGAGGTGGGGCGCGTGATCGACTGGATCGTGGAGCGCAACCTCAAGCTGTGGCAGGACATCAGCGGCTACATCGACCGCCGCCAGATCGCCCGCCACCGCGAGGGGATGATCGGTGAGGTGACCGGCAACTTCTCCTACAACCGCCAGGCGCTGCTGGACTCCATCGGCCGCGCCTCGCGCGAGGCGGTTGGCACTTACAACCGTGAAGCGGAGGGCCGCAAGCTGGCCGACGAGGTGCGCTCCTCGTCCGGCACCACCATGTTCGCCGGCGCGGGGATGGGCCTCGGCGTGCTGATGACCGCGCTCCTCTCCGGCGCCGTGGCGGACGTGACGGGCGTCGTGCTGGCCACTACGCTGGCGGCCACGGGTCTGTACGTGATCCCCGCGCGCCGTCGCCAGGCCAAAGCCGAGTTCGCGCAAAAGATCTCCGACCTGCGCACCCGCCTGCGCGACGCCCTCACGCGGCAGGTGCACGGCGCCATCAGCGACAGCACCGAGCGCGTCAACGAGAGCATCGCCCCCTACCGCCGCTTCGTGCAGGTGCAGCAGGACCAGCTCAACGAAGCCCGCGACGAGCTCGTGACCTCCGAGGACGCCCTGCTGCGGTTGCGCGCGGAGATCGAAGGGAAGCGGTAG
- a CDS encoding GSU2403 family nucleotidyltransferase fold protein, whose amino-acid sequence MSEVDSFARLVDALRPWLRHLVIVGGWSHRLHRLHELAGTPPYSPLMTLDADLAFSGRSPLTGDIREALRAANFREAFRGDHTPPVVYYRLGDEEDQGFYAEFLTPLYGGGVRRDGTPDATLRKAGIAAQKLRHVDLLLAEPWSVHLGAEAPVPLDPPVDLSIANPVSFIAQKLLIRSKRSADKQAQDALYIHDTLELFGSELVTLRDLWTGSLLQTLPPKLGRSVAQMAAKQFGAVDDVIRSAARIPADRNLRPDRLQQLCSFGLEAIFGRPR is encoded by the coding sequence ATGAGCGAGGTGGACTCCTTTGCGCGGCTCGTGGATGCGCTGCGCCCCTGGCTCAGGCACCTGGTGATCGTGGGCGGCTGGTCGCACCGCCTGCACCGTCTGCATGAGTTGGCGGGCACCCCGCCGTACTCTCCGCTGATGACGCTCGACGCGGATCTGGCATTCTCGGGACGTTCCCCGCTCACGGGCGACATACGTGAAGCCCTGCGCGCCGCCAACTTCCGGGAGGCGTTCCGCGGCGACCATACCCCGCCGGTAGTCTACTACCGGCTCGGCGACGAGGAGGACCAGGGGTTCTACGCGGAGTTCCTCACCCCGTTGTACGGCGGAGGAGTACGCCGCGACGGCACCCCGGATGCCACCCTCCGGAAGGCCGGAATTGCGGCGCAGAAGCTTCGGCACGTGGATCTGCTCCTGGCCGAGCCCTGGTCGGTGCACCTGGGCGCCGAGGCGCCGGTCCCGCTCGATCCGCCCGTAGATCTCTCGATCGCGAATCCGGTGAGCTTCATCGCACAGAAGCTCCTGATCCGAAGCAAGCGCTCAGCCGACAAACAGGCGCAGGACGCGCTGTACATCCACGACACGCTCGAGCTTTTCGGAAGCGAACTCGTCACACTGCGCGACCTCTGGACCGGCTCGCTTCTCCAGACGCTGCCGCCGAAACTCGGGCGAAGCGTCGCACAAATGGCGGCGAAACAGTTCGGCGCCGTGGACGACGTCATCCGGTCGGCCGCGCGCATCCCCGCCGATCGAAACCTCCGCCCCGACCGATTGCAGCAACTCTGCTCCTTCGGTCTGGAGGCGATCTTCGGCCGCCCCCGCTGA
- a CDS encoding HEAT repeat domain-containing protein: MKRPNVIAAALVLAAGSAHAQDAVARRVDAAPDGEVRISFAAKPDVCGWQEGISFRGSQVVTEGTRTVNNGNWSRPGEMECLKGPVRVTLVKRDGRVSDVRTRVAYPFQARGGRVTDLGTLDPREASAYLLSLAERTPNGGVGKDLIFAATLAEGAVSWPVLLRIARRESIPRDTRQSAVFWLSQEASESATRGLQEIVDAAGDQGVRKQAVFALSQRPNNEAVPALIRIARTHRDPELRRTAIFWLGQSKDPRALALFEEILAR; the protein is encoded by the coding sequence ATGAAGCGACCGAACGTGATCGCGGCCGCGCTCGTCCTCGCCGCCGGGAGCGCGCACGCCCAGGACGCGGTCGCCCGTCGTGTGGACGCCGCCCCCGACGGCGAGGTGCGCATCTCCTTCGCCGCGAAGCCAGACGTGTGTGGGTGGCAGGAAGGAATCTCCTTCCGCGGAAGCCAGGTGGTGACCGAGGGCACCCGCACCGTGAACAATGGGAACTGGAGCAGGCCCGGTGAGATGGAGTGCCTGAAGGGACCGGTGCGCGTGACGCTGGTGAAGCGCGACGGCCGGGTCAGCGACGTCCGCACCCGTGTGGCATACCCGTTCCAGGCGCGCGGCGGGCGCGTCACGGATCTGGGTACGCTGGACCCGCGCGAAGCGTCGGCGTACCTGCTGTCGCTGGCGGAACGCACCCCGAACGGCGGCGTGGGCAAGGACCTGATCTTCGCCGCTACGCTCGCGGAAGGGGCGGTGTCGTGGCCGGTGCTGCTGCGGATCGCGCGGCGCGAAAGCATTCCGCGCGACACGCGGCAGAGCGCGGTGTTCTGGCTGAGCCAGGAGGCGAGCGAATCCGCCACCCGTGGCCTTCAGGAGATCGTGGATGCGGCCGGTGACCAGGGTGTGCGCAAGCAGGCCGTCTTCGCCCTCTCTCAGCGCCCCAACAACGAGGCGGTGCCCGCCTTGATCCGCATCGCCCGCACGCACCGCGACCCCGAGCTGCGCCGCACGGCGATCTTTTGGCTGGGCCAGTCAAAGGACCCGCGCGCGCTGGCGCTGTTCGAGGAGATACTGGCGCGGTAG
- a CDS encoding HEAT repeat domain-containing protein, which translates to MIRTPLLAAALAALATAPLPAQQLAGGTVLAMAGPELPPAARWQQDPANELYRAAREALNRREYSAAARLFQRIRQEHPTSRYTPDALYWEAFSRYRTGSPAELRTALGALEAQRTRHPRAATRRDADELATRIRGELARRGDEGAARQVERTATRATRSGGPCGDQDTQVAALNALLQMDAERALPILERVLARRDECSPGLREKAVFLVSSKGTPAAEATLMRVARTDPSAKVREQAVFWLSQSRSEQSLRFIEEILQTSDDPRVREKAIFALSQHGNPRAFAVLRAFAEDSGNPRSMREKAIFWIGQRGTAESASYLRGLFGRVEPALKNNMLTALAQSPGNERWLLSLAGDASEGFELRKQALFWAGQTRIATSELVGAYDALQDRRLKDQAIFVLSQRGDGPAIDKLIAIARRDPDRQLRTRAIFWLGQSRDPRAAQTLAEIIDS; encoded by the coding sequence ATGATCCGTACACCCTTGCTGGCCGCGGCCCTGGCCGCACTCGCCACCGCGCCACTCCCCGCGCAGCAGCTGGCGGGCGGGACGGTGCTGGCGATGGCGGGCCCCGAGCTGCCTCCGGCCGCGCGCTGGCAGCAGGACCCGGCCAACGAGCTGTACCGCGCCGCCCGCGAGGCCCTCAACCGCCGCGAGTACTCCGCCGCCGCGCGCCTCTTCCAGCGCATCCGGCAGGAGCACCCCACCTCGCGCTACACGCCGGACGCGCTGTACTGGGAGGCGTTCTCCCGCTACCGCACCGGCTCGCCCGCCGAGCTGCGCACCGCCCTGGGCGCCCTGGAGGCGCAGCGCACGCGCCACCCCCGCGCCGCCACCCGCCGCGACGCCGACGAACTGGCCACCCGCATCCGCGGCGAGCTGGCGCGGCGCGGCGACGAGGGCGCCGCGCGCCAGGTGGAGCGCACCGCCACGCGCGCCACCCGCTCCGGCGGCCCGTGCGGCGACCAGGACACGCAGGTGGCCGCGCTCAACGCCCTCCTTCAGATGGATGCGGAGCGCGCCCTCCCCATCCTGGAGCGGGTACTGGCACGCCGCGACGAATGCTCCCCCGGGCTCCGCGAGAAGGCGGTGTTCCTGGTGTCGAGCAAGGGGACGCCCGCCGCCGAGGCCACCCTGATGCGCGTGGCCCGCACCGATCCCAGCGCAAAGGTGCGGGAGCAGGCGGTGTTCTGGTTGTCGCAGTCCAGGAGCGAGCAGTCGCTGCGCTTCATCGAGGAGATCCTGCAAACCTCTGACGACCCCCGCGTGCGCGAGAAGGCGATCTTCGCCCTTTCGCAGCACGGCAATCCCCGAGCGTTCGCCGTGCTGCGCGCCTTCGCCGAGGATAGCGGCAACCCGCGAAGCATGCGGGAGAAGGCGATCTTCTGGATCGGGCAGCGCGGCACGGCGGAGAGCGCGTCGTACCTGCGCGGGCTGTTTGGGCGGGTGGAGCCCGCGCTCAAGAACAACATGCTGACCGCGTTGGCCCAGTCCCCGGGCAACGAGCGCTGGCTGCTGAGCCTGGCAGGCGACGCTTCCGAGGGGTTCGAGCTGCGCAAGCAGGCGCTCTTCTGGGCGGGGCAGACCCGCATCGCCACGTCCGAGCTGGTCGGTGCCTACGACGCGCTGCAGGACCGCAGGTTGAAGGACCAGGCCATCTTCGTCCTGTCCCAGCGGGGCGACGGCCCGGCCATCGACAAGCTGATCGCCATCGCCCGGCGGGATCCCGACCGGCAGCTGCGGACGAGGGCGATCTTCTGGCTCGGCCAGTCTCGCGACCCCCGGGCGGCGCAAACCCTCGCGGAGATCATCGACTCATGA
- a CDS encoding zf-HC2 domain-containing protein has product MQDPWTDRLSEYLDDELATAERAELDAHLRECLGCRRVLGELRRVTLHAAALRDTPPARPLWPEVAARIGHPRVELAPADELAARRRVRPPLRWVIGLAAVLALGIGIGRTLPPASAPAEVATTAPSPRTDPYHVAAVEHLSRSRALLTSFQHSSADAQTQALVTHWADDLLSNTRLLLDSPAADDPRLQRLLQDLELVLVQISQLRSDRAEVDLARDAIDESGVLPRMRAVVPPAASTTLGES; this is encoded by the coding sequence ATGCAAGACCCCTGGACCGACCGCCTTTCCGAGTACCTGGACGACGAGCTCGCCACCGCCGAGCGCGCGGAGCTGGACGCCCACCTGCGCGAATGCCTGGGCTGCCGCCGGGTGCTGGGCGAGCTGCGCCGCGTGACGCTGCACGCCGCCGCCCTGCGCGACACGCCGCCCGCGCGCCCGCTCTGGCCGGAGGTGGCGGCGCGCATCGGGCACCCGCGGGTTGAGCTGGCGCCCGCGGACGAGCTGGCCGCCCGCCGCCGCGTCCGCCCGCCGCTGCGCTGGGTGATCGGGCTGGCGGCCGTGCTGGCGCTGGGAATCGGCATCGGGCGGACGCTTCCCCCCGCATCCGCGCCGGCGGAGGTGGCGACCACCGCCCCCTCGCCGCGCACGGACCCGTATCACGTGGCGGCGGTGGAGCACCTGAGCCGTTCGCGGGCGCTCCTCACCTCCTTTCAGCATTCGTCGGCGGACGCGCAGACGCAGGCGCTGGTGACGCACTGGGCGGACGACCTGCTGTCGAACACCCGGCTGCTGCTGGACTCCCCCGCCGCGGACGACCCGCGGCTCCAGCGCCTCCTCCAGGACCTGGAGCTGGTGCTGGTGCAGATCTCCCAGCTCCGCAGCGACCGCGCCGAGGTCGACCTCGCGCGCGACGCCATCGACGAGAGCGGCGTACTCCCCCGCATGCGCGCCGTGGTCCCACCCGCGGCTTCAACCACTCTGGGAGAATCGTGA